One segment of Ziziphus jujuba cultivar Dongzao chromosome 12, ASM3175591v1 DNA contains the following:
- the LOC107429430 gene encoding uncharacterized protein LOC107429430 isoform X1 has protein sequence MRFNYLGMACGDRNKIKKLSGIGIRKSKSLLPPGTSLASVESLSVPLVQEIVLSADIRCSQCQKRVADIMSRMSETDSIEVNVLEKKVTLTCRYPIVAKVSTTRQFTDIDRNSLNKVAFFRRIFTSS, from the exons ATGCGATT CAATTACCTAGGCATGGCTTGTGGTGATCGGAATAAGATAAAGAAGCTCTCTGGAATTGGAATTAGAAAGTCTAAGAGCTTGTTGCCTCCTGGAACTAGTCTTGCTTCTGTTGAATCCTTATCCGTGCCtctt GTTCAGGAAATTGTTCTTTCTGCGGATATTCGGTGTAGCCAATGTCAAAAGAGAGTAGCTGATATAATGTCCAGAATGAGTG AGACAGATTCAATTGAAGTAAATGTGTTGGAGAAGAAGGTGACACTCACTTGTAGATATCCCATCGTTGCCAAAGTTTCCACGACTCGCCAATTCACTGACATAGACAGGAATTCTCTTAACAAAGTTGCCTTTTTCAGACGGATATTTACATCTTCCTGA
- the LOC107429430 gene encoding uncharacterized protein LOC107429430 isoform X4, whose protein sequence is MRFNYLGMACGDRNKIKKLSGIGIRKSKSLLPPGTSLASVESLSVPLVQEIVLSADIRCSQCQKRVADIMSRMSDGHGCITYLAEGDMAFLG, encoded by the exons ATGCGATT CAATTACCTAGGCATGGCTTGTGGTGATCGGAATAAGATAAAGAAGCTCTCTGGAATTGGAATTAGAAAGTCTAAGAGCTTGTTGCCTCCTGGAACTAGTCTTGCTTCTGTTGAATCCTTATCCGTGCCtctt GTTCAGGAAATTGTTCTTTCTGCGGATATTCGGTGTAGCCAATGTCAAAAGAGAGTAGCTGATATAATGTCCAGAATGAGTG ACGGGCATGGGTGTATAACTTACCTGGCTGAGGGTGACATGGCGTTTCTAGGCTAG
- the LOC107429430 gene encoding uncharacterized protein LOC107429430 isoform X3, producing the protein MACGDRNKIKKLSGIGIRKSKSLLPPGTSLASVESLSVPLVQEIVLSADIRCSQCQKRVADIMSRMSETDSIEVNVLEKKVTLTCRYPIVAKVSTTRQFTDIDRNSLNKVAFFRRIFTSS; encoded by the exons ATGGCTTGTGGTGATCGGAATAAGATAAAGAAGCTCTCTGGAATTGGAATTAGAAAGTCTAAGAGCTTGTTGCCTCCTGGAACTAGTCTTGCTTCTGTTGAATCCTTATCCGTGCCtctt GTTCAGGAAATTGTTCTTTCTGCGGATATTCGGTGTAGCCAATGTCAAAAGAGAGTAGCTGATATAATGTCCAGAATGAGTG AGACAGATTCAATTGAAGTAAATGTGTTGGAGAAGAAGGTGACACTCACTTGTAGATATCCCATCGTTGCCAAAGTTTCCACGACTCGCCAATTCACTGACATAGACAGGAATTCTCTTAACAAAGTTGCCTTTTTCAGACGGATATTTACATCTTCCTGA
- the LOC107429432 gene encoding heavy metal-associated isoprenylated plant protein 26, giving the protein MSGKYCCMVMRLNIDCNGCCRKVRRILLNMKEIETHGIDKQHYRVSVCGRFRPSDVAIKMRKKMNRRVEILEILEFDSTNEQIEDRLVLGA; this is encoded by the exons ATGTCAGGGAAG TATTGCTGCATGGTGATGAGGCTCAATATTGATTGCAATGGATGCTGCAGGAAAGTGAGAAGAATCCTTCTAAATATGAAAG AAATAGAAACACATGGGATTGATAAGCAGCACTACAGGGTAAGCGTATGTGGGAGATTTAGACCGTCGGATGTGGCGATCAAGATGAGAAAAAAGATGAATCGTAGGGTTGAAATTCTGGAAATCCTTGAGTTCGATTCCACTAATGAACAAATAGAGGATAGGCTAGTGTTAGGGGCTTGA